The following coding sequences lie in one Arachis hypogaea cultivar Tifrunner chromosome 9, arahy.Tifrunner.gnm2.J5K5, whole genome shotgun sequence genomic window:
- the LOC112709328 gene encoding uncharacterized protein, whose protein sequence is MSANYVLLGGDEASSERDIVAKRGENCRSLRLRSTVVHSQFITVVFLELAVAVTVTISSLCLARRCFERVLNGFSLKGSENPNLHHAAIYLTVATLRAQARNQVRRCVSQLAIPLAVLLVVPLTVLLVVLLASLSQFCSPCCSKLWLCCCFVSCGFFAYAVSQPSHPTLAHQRNLNLWPKAIVLIITPPPIDEVARLQYPYTDNPQGVPERTNEAAGEYARACTAVAAECGVPVIDLWTKMQQCPDWKKEYLSFK, encoded by the exons AAAATTGCCGTTCATTGCGTTTAAGGTCCACCGTCGTTCATTCGCAGTTCATTACAGTGGTCTTCCTCGAGCTTGCCGTCGCCGTCACCGTCACCATTAGTAGTCTTTGTCTTGCTCGACGCTGCTTTGAAAGGGTTTTGAATGGCTTTTCCTTGAAAGGTTCAGAAAACCCTAACCTCCATCACGCCGCCATCTATCTCACCGTCGCCACCCTTCGCGCTCAAGCTCGCAACCAGGTTCGTCGTTGTGTTAGCCAGCTTGCCATTCCTCTTGCTGTTTTGCTTGTCGTCCCTCTCACCGTTCTGCTCGTCGTGCTGCTTGCCTCTCTCTCGCAGTTCTGCTCGCCGTGCTGCTCGAAG ctTTGGCTGTGCTGCTGTTTTGTATCTTGTGGTTTTTTTGCGTATGCTGTTTCTCAACCCTCGCACCCAACCCTCGCGCATCAACGCAACCTC AACCTATGGCCAAAAGCAATTGTTCTAATCATAACACCTCCTCCAATTGACGAAGTTGCACGTCTTca ATATCCATATACAGACAACCCACAGGGTGTTCCTGAGAGAACAAACGAAGCTGCTGGCGAGTATGCTAGAGCATGCACTGCTGTGGCTGCAGAATGTGGAGTCCCTGTGATTGATCTCTGGACCAAAATGCAGCAGTGCCCTGACTGGAAGAAAGAATATCTAAG CTTCAAATGA
- the LOC112711253 gene encoding serine decarboxylase 1, translated as MVGSGHLGANGTVEPLPEDFDASAVIKEPVPPTIAESENVKRAIVLGKNVHTLCLEVTEPDADDEITGERDAYMASVLSKYKKSLTERTKHHLGYPYNLDFDYGALSQLQHFSINNLGDPFIESNYGVHSRQFEVGVLDWFARLWEIEKDEYWGYMTNCGTEGNLHGILVGREVLPDGILYASQESHYSVFKAARMYRMDCMKIVTLHTGEIDCNDFKAKLLLHKDKPAIVNVNIGTTVKGAVDDLDLVIKTLEDTGFSRDKFYIHCDGALFGLMMPFVKLAPKVSFKKPIGSVSVSGHKFVGCPMPCGVQITRLEHINVLSNNVEYLASRDATIMGSRNGHAPIFLWYTLNRKGYRGFQKEVQKCLRNAHYFKDRLREAGVGAMLNELSSTVVFERPHDEEFVRKWQLACQGNIAHVVVMPNVTKGKLDDFLNELVEKRAQWFKDGKFQQYCIASEVGETCCLCPLHKSK; from the exons ATGGTTGGAAGTGGCCATTTGGGCGCCAATGGAACAGTTGAACCATTGCCCGAAGATTTTGATGCGTCAGCTGTGATCAAAGAACCTGTGCCACCCACAATTGCAGAAAGTGAGAACGTGAAAAGAGCTATAGTACTGGGAAAAAATGTTCACACACTGTGTCTAGAAGTTACAGAACCTGATGCAGATGATGAAATTACTGGGGAAAGGGATGCTTACATGGCAAGTGTATTGTCCAAATATAAAAAATCATTGACTGAAAGGACAAAACATCATTTAG GTTACCCTTATAATTTGGATTTCGACTACGGTGCACTCTCTCAACTTCAACACTTCTCCATAAACAACCTGGGAGATCCATTCATTGAAAGCAATTATGGAGTCCACTCCCGGCAGTTTGAAGTTGGTGTTTTGGACTGGTTTGCCCGGTTATGGGAAATAGAAAAAGATGAGTACTGGGGCTACATGACAAACTGTGGTACTGAGGGTAATCTCCATGGCATCCTAGTTGG GAGAGAGGTCCTTCCGGATGGGATTTTGTACGCCTCACAAGAATCACATTATTCTGTATTTAAAGCTGCACGTATGTACAGAATGGATTGTATGAAGATTGTAACTCTTCATACCGGAGAGATTGATTGTAATGATTTCAAGGCCAAGCTGCTTCTTCACAAAGATAAGCCAGCTATTGTAAATGTGAACATAG GTACAACTGTCAAAGGAGCAGTGGATGATCTTGATCTGGTGATAAAGACACTTGAAGATACTGGATTTTCACGTGACAAATTCTACATCCATTGTGATGGGGCCTTGTTTGGTCTCATGATGCCTTTTGTGAAACTT GCACCAAAAGTTTCTTTTAAGAAGCCCATTGGCAGTGTTAGTGTTTCTGGCCACAAATTTGTGGGGTGCCCAATGCCTTGTGGTGTTCAGATAACAAGATTGGAGCATATCAATGTTCTTTCCAATAATGTAGAATACCTTGCTTCTAGGGATGCCACAATCATGGGTAGCCGGAATGGCCATGCTCCCATATTCCTTTGGTATACCCTTAACCGGAAAGGATACAGAGGTTTCCAGAAAGAAGTGCAGAAATGCTTGAGGAATGCACACTACTTCAAGGACCGCCTTAGGGAGGCCGGAGTTGGTGCAATGCTTAATGAGCTGAGCAGCACAGTTGTGTTTGAGAGGCCACATGATGAGGAGTTTGTACGGAAGTGGCAGTTGGCATGCCAGGGAAACATAGCACATGTGGTGGTGATGCCAAACGTCACTAAGGGCAAGCTTGATGATTTCCTGAACGAGCTTGTGGAGAAGCGTGCTCAATGGTTTAAAGATGGCAAGTTTCAACAATATTGCATTGCCTCAGAAGTGGGTGAAACCTGCTGTCTTTGCCCTTTGCATAAGAGCAAGTAA